CCGATCATGACGCCGTTGAGCGATTTGCTCGGCGTGACCCGTCAGACCGCGGTCCTGATTTTCCAATATGGCGACGGGTTCAACAGCCTCATCCTTCCGACATCGGGTGTGACGATGGGAGTGCTTGCCATCGCCAAAATACCGTACGAAAAGTGGTTGAAGTGGGTGATACCGCTGCAAATCCTGCTGTACGGCGTGGGAATGATCTTCATCGCGATTGCCGTCATGACTCATTGGGGCCCAAGTTGAGTTGACACCTGATCTTGAGATGAGTGAGAACTGTTCCAAGATTCATCATGCAATGCCCCAAAGAGCAATATCAAACAACATCTGAGAAGCTTTGCGCCTTGGCGTGAGAGTCTTCTCATTTGAAGTGGAACCGATATGACGACGTTAAAAACTGATCGGCAGATCAAGCAGCACGACGGAGTGAACGAAGCGCTCAAGTCGAAAATCCTCGCCGCGTACCAGCGCCTCCCCGCGAATCAGCAGCGGGTGGCGGATTTCATACTGAAACAGCCGCACGACCTCGCCTTTCTGACAACGGACTCGTTGTCGGAAACTCTGAAAGTCAGCAAAGCGACCATCGTGCGCTTTGCCCAAAGTCTCGGCTACCGCGGCTTCACGCAGCTTCAGAATGAAGTGCTCGACGCGGTTCAATCGACGCTTCGTTCGCCGGAACGGTATAAGGTCTCGCTTGGGAAGATAAGCAATGAAGGGACTCTGACGCTGGTCGCCCAGCACGAGGTTCAGAATATCAATCGGACAGTCCAGTATGTCGAGCGGGCGACATTCAAGAGCGTTGTCGATGTCCTCCGTGACGCGCGCAAGGTGTACACCATGGGGATTGGGATCTCTTCGCTTCTGGCCCAGGTATTTTCCTACGAGTTGAACCAGGTCGGCATCGAGTCTCAGGCGCTTGAAAGCGGGACACTTCGTTTCGTTGAACATCTCGCTCTGGCGCGCCGTGGGGATGTCATCGCCTCGTTCTCGTTTGCTCCATACTCGAGGGAGACCATCGAAGCAGCAAAGTACGCCCGGAAACGCGGACTGACGGTCGTGACGATCACCGACAAACTGACATCGCCCATCACGTTTCACGCCGATCACGTTCTGGCTGTCCGTACGGAGAATATGCTCCACACGAATTCGATTTCGGCAATTTCTGTGTTGATCAACGCGGTTGTCACAGAAGTCGCGCTCAAGAACAAGACCGCGGTGTCGAAGATGTTCAAGGAGTCAACCGAGATTCTGCATCAGACCGACGAGTATGTTGAGAAACCGTCTCACTGACCTCGCCAGTCGAATAACACTGGAATGTGAACTGAAGAAAGTTGCCAAAACACACTCACTGTCTCACAGAGGTCCTCTATGAAATGGTTGATTGCGCTCTGTGCCCTGATCCTTGTCCCGCTGCTGCTGTTGGCCGGCACGACGGGCAAAATCGCGGGCAAGATTGTGGACAAAGCAACAAATGAGCCGCTTGTCGGGGCGAATGTCGTCCTCGTGGGAACGACGCTGGGTGCTTCGGCCGACGTGGACGGGTCGTATGTAATTCTGAATATCCCGCCGGGCGCCTATACGCTCCGCGTGACGATGATCGGGTATTCGTCGAAATCGGTCACCGGTGTTCGCGTCATCGTTGACCAGACTACAACGCTCAACGTCACGGTCGACGCAGCCTCCGTCCAGTTGTCGGAGGTCGTGATTCAGGCAGAGCGCCCTCTGATCCAGAAGGATCTGACTGCGACATCGTACATCGTGACCAGCGAACAGATGTCGGCACTGCCGGTCAAGAATTTCATTGAAGTCCTGAACATGCAGGCCGGCGTCGTCGCCGAAGGAAACACGCTCTACGTGCGGGGCGGCAGAGGCAACGAGGTTGCGTTCCTGATCGACGGTATGTACGTCAACGATCCGGTGATGGGAGGGCTGGCGACGCGCATCAGCAACGAATCGATCGAGGAGCTCAATTTCCTCAGCGGTACGTTTAACGCGGAGTACGGCAATGCCCTCAGCGGTGTGGTGAACATCGTGACGAAAGAAGGGGGAAAAGCCTACTCCGGAACTGTCGAAGCGCGGACGAGCGAGTTCGGTGCGGCGCCCTACAAGGACTATCGTGAAAACCGTGTTGATGTCACGATGAGCGGTCCGCTGTTCGGAGAGAGCTCATCCTTCTTCGTCACGGGCGAACGCGATGCCCGGAGCAGTTGGCTTCCGTTTGGATCTGACAAGACGCTCTCCACAATGGCGAAACTGAGCGGCAGGTTCGTCCCGGCGCTCAAAGGGACCCTGACATGGCGCTACAGTGAGGAAGACAGGCGGCCGTACAACCACTCGTGGAAATACATCCCCGATCAATACCTGAGAGTCAGGGAGAAGAGCCGGCAGATCATCGGCAACATCACGCATAGCGTCGCCGACAACCTTTTCTACGACGTCCGGGTCTCCTACTTCAACCAGTCCTACTACTCGGGAGTCGATAAGGACACGTCGCAGTATCTGGGCCCCTCTGCCTGGAGCTACCTCGCTGACAAGGGGACCGGCTTTGAATTCTACGCGAAGCGGGATCCGATCGAACTGACCGACAATCGGACCGCGACGCTGAATGCCAAGGGCGACCTCGTCTGGCAAATGGGGAAGAGCAATGAGGTGAAGCTGGGATTCGAATTCAAAAAACACGATCTGAAATACTTCGATGTCTATGACCCGAAA
The Ignavibacteriales bacterium DNA segment above includes these coding regions:
- a CDS encoding YfcC family protein → PIMTPLSDLLGVTRQTAVLIFQYGDGFNSLILPTSGVTMGVLAIAKIPYEKWLKWVIPLQILLYGVGMIFIAIAVMTHWGPS
- a CDS encoding MurR/RpiR family transcriptional regulator; the protein is MTTLKTDRQIKQHDGVNEALKSKILAAYQRLPANQQRVADFILKQPHDLAFLTTDSLSETLKVSKATIVRFAQSLGYRGFTQLQNEVLDAVQSTLRSPERYKVSLGKISNEGTLTLVAQHEVQNINRTVQYVERATFKSVVDVLRDARKVYTMGIGISSLLAQVFSYELNQVGIESQALESGTLRFVEHLALARRGDVIASFSFAPYSRETIEAAKYARKRGLTVVTITDKLTSPITFHADHVLAVRTENMLHTNSISAISVLINAVVTEVALKNKTAVSKMFKESTEILHQTDEYVEKPSH
- a CDS encoding TonB-dependent receptor, whose amino-acid sequence is MKWLIALCALILVPLLLLAGTTGKIAGKIVDKATNEPLVGANVVLVGTTLGASADVDGSYVILNIPPGAYTLRVTMIGYSSKSVTGVRVIVDQTTTLNVTVDAASVQLSEVVIQAERPLIQKDLTATSYIVTSEQMSALPVKNFIEVLNMQAGVVAEGNTLYVRGGRGNEVAFLIDGMYVNDPVMGGLATRISNESIEELNFLSGTFNAEYGNALSGVVNIVTKEGGKAYSGTVEARTSEFGAAPYKDYRENRVDVTMSGPLFGESSSFFVTGERDARSSWLPFGSDKTLSTMAKLSGRFVPALKGTLTWRYSEEDRRPYNHSWKYIPDQYLRVREKSRQIIGNITHSVADNLFYDVRVSYFNQSYYSGVDKDTSQYLGPSAWSYLADKGTGFEFYAKRDPIELTDNRTATLNAKGDLVWQMGKSNEVKLGFEFKKHDLKYFDVYDPKRNFPYITDFTKKPFEGVAYVQDKIEMNAFVMNLGLRFDYADQLSPFRNNPLDQKSVIESRPKLQWSPRLGVAHPISDKTSLHFSYGHFFQNPDYTRLYENSQYDINVREPIFGQPNLDAERTTAYEVGVSHQFSDAIVGSFTAYYKDVIGLVGTRFFPPFVEGRFVGYTLYMNEAYANMKGFEMRVDMRRTKYLSGSITYTYSVAKGSASSETEDYPGTTQSTLLYPLSFDKPHLFNLNANLYLPDNDGPALLGIRPLANTVWNVVVRASSGYPYTPAPFGRVVSYIEKNSARMPMTYSVDAQINKQWLIGKAKLTVFVELLNLTNHKNVLYVYSDTGEPDASYSGGYSQDYIQDPSNFGPPRRIRLGARFGF